A region from the Peromyscus leucopus breed LL Stock chromosome 9, UCI_PerLeu_2.1, whole genome shotgun sequence genome encodes:
- the Lmln2 gene encoding LOW QUALITY PROTEIN: leishmanolysin-like peptidase 2 (The sequence of the model RefSeq protein was modified relative to this genomic sequence to represent the inferred CDS: substituted 2 bases at 2 genomic stop codons), translating into MRLLLLLAVATGRCLHEETQKSVRLLRPHFSQVPTRFRSSILPLPGSHDPQPLRIQTYYTRDPVSNEAWDPEGDEGRGESRARAALRETTRRIQGILAVQGPLLLSRDPTQYCRAVWGDPETPNYHRCSLLNPGYKGESCLGVKIPDAHLRGYSLWPEHGLPQLIQPDGPGVPNTDFLLYVRVAHTSKCHQEVRVKAHHPSSLLPLLIRNFVRRGMEIETILLSCASLRGGGAPRLPSFLPSLLLACGQAAAIAYAACCQLDSEDRPLAGTIVYCAQHLTRPGLSHSDIVMATLHELLHALGFSGQLFKRWRDCPSGLSARENCSTRKQVTGRDEWGQLLLTTPTVSHGLARHLGVPGPLRGVPLEEEGSLSSHWESRLFQGSIMTATFDGARYTRLDPITLAAFEDSGWYQVNYSAAEELLWGQGSGLEFGLVSTCRNGSSDFFCTHSGLGCHYLHLDKGSCSSDPRLEGCRMYKPLASGSECWKEENGLLTGAENPHGEIYRLQSRCFLANLTSQVLSTDKAGQSSITPTGRCYLHRCTHGGAYEVRAEGSPWVPCLPGEAVQIPGYYGLLYCPQGRLCLSNKGTNAATSATSPPTRFPTQDQLFQLSLALTGTPGRALGKEQREELAELVLQAVVTRAGTGRCYFHSPSITTSLVFTVSMRKSPGCQGPSITTLYRTLTQTFQEKPLQLHHGGAIFTTEDSKLLTSLDHNLSMTDDRLLSMGFCLLLLILVGALGALAYQKRATLQVRPSTTXPSXEIHVWHRRSV; encoded by the exons ATGCGGCTGCTGCTCCTCCTCGCGGTGGCCACAGGCAGATGTCTGCATGAGGAGACCCAGAAGTCCGTGCGCCTTCTCAGGCCCCATTTCTCCCAAGTGCCCACACGCTTCCGCTCctcaatccttcctctccctggctCCCATGATCCTCAACCCCTTAGAATCCAGACCTACTACACAAGAGATCCTGTATCCAACGAAGCTTGGGATCCTGAGGGAGACGAAGGGAGAGGGGAATCTCGAGCCCGGGCTGCACTGAGAGAGACCACCCGCAGGATTCAGGGTATCCTAGCAG TACAAGGACCTCTGCTTCTCAGTCGAGACCCTACACAATACTGCCGTGCCGTCTGGGGAGACCCAGAGACCCCAAACTACCACAG GTGCAGCCTCTTGAACCCCGGATACAAAGGAGAGAGTTGCCTTGGGGTAAAG ATACCCGATGCCCACCTGCGTGGTTATTCCTTGTGGCCAGAGCATGGTCTGCCCCAACTAATCCAACCAGATGGCCCTGGAGTCCCAAACACTGACTTCCTCCTGTATGTGCGGGTTGCCCACACTTCCAAGTGTCACCAAGAGGTGAGGGTCAAAGCCCACCACCCCTCTTCCCTGCTGCCTCTCTTGATCCGAAACTTTGTAAGGAGGGGTATGGAAATAGAAACCATTTTATTGAGTTGTGCttctttgcggggggggggggca CCCCGGCTCCCCTCCTTTCTACCCTCCCTTCTCTTGGCCTGTGGGCAGGCGGCTGCCATAGCTTATGCTGCTTGCTGCCAGCTGGATTCAGAAGACAGACCCCTCGCTGGTACCATTGTCTACTGTGCCCAACACCTCACCCGCCCTGGCCTCAGCCACAGTGACATCGTCATG GCCACACTGCACGAACTGCTCCATGCCCTGGGTTTTTCTGGACAGCTCTTCAAGAGATGGCGGGACTGCCCCTCAGGACTCAGTG CTAGAGAGAATTGTTCCACGAGGAAACAAGTGACAGGCCGAGATGAGTGGGGCCAGCTGCTTCTCACCACCCCAACTGTTAGCCACGGCCTCGCCAGACACCTGGGGGTGCCAGGGCCTTTGCGGGgtgttcctctggaagaggag GGCTCTCTGTCTTCACACTGGGAGTCCAGATTATTCCAGGGCTCTATAATGACTGCTACCTTTGATGGTGCCCGGTACACTCGACTTGACCCGATAACTCTTGCTGCCTTTGAAGATTCGGGCTGGTATCAAGTCAACTACAGTGCCGCGGAGGAGCTATTGTGGGGTCAGG GCTCTGGGCTAGAATTTGGCCTGGTGAGCACATGCAGGAATGGATCCTCGGACTTCTTCTGCACCCACAG tgggctgggctgccACTACCTGCACCTGGACAAGGGGAGCTGCTCCTCCGACCCAAGGCTAGAAGGCTGCCGCATGTACAAACCCCTGGCCAGTGGG agtgaatgctggaaggaggaaaatggACTCCTCACCGGAGCGGAGAACCCCCACGGGGAGATCTACCGTCTGCAGAGCCGTTGCTTCCTTGCCAaccttacctcccaagtgctctcCACAGACAAGGCTGGCCAGTCCTCCATCACTCCCACAGGCCGCTGCTACTTACATCGGTGCACACACGGGGGAGCATATGAGGTGCGAGCCGAGGGCTCACCGTGGGTGCCCTGCCTTCCGGGAGAGGCTGTTCAG ATACCTGGATACTACGGCCTTCTCTACTGTCCCCAAGGCCGGCTATGTCTGAGTAACAAAGGCACCAATGCCGCCACTTCCGCCACTTCCCCACCAACGAGGTTCCCAACCCAAGACCAGCTGTTCCAGCTGTCTTTAGCGTTAACTGGGACCCCAGGCCGTGCTCTggggaaagagcagagagaagagctgGCTGAGCTGGTTCTGCAGGCCGTGGTGACAAGAGCTGGCACTGGCAG GTGCTATTTCCACAGCCCGTCTATCACCACAAGTTTGGTGTTCACTGTGAGCATGCGCAAGTCTCCAGGCTGCCAAGGGCCTTCCATTACTACACTGTACAGGACCCTGACTCAGACTTTTCAGGAGAAACCTCTCCAACTACACCATGGAGGAGCCATTTTTACCACAGAAGACAGCAA